From Abiotrophia defectiva ATCC 49176:
AAAGACGAAGAGGCTGATGTTGACCTTGAGCTTGGATAAGTCAAAACGCTTGTAGAAGGTCGGATAGACAGCTTGGTCAGCAGTCAGACTTTGCCAGTCAGCCTTAGGTGTCAACTTGGTCAGGTAGTACCAGGTCATGAGACCATAGAGGCCGGCGCAAATGGCTAAATTGAGCCAGATGGAGCTATCAGGCGCTAGCGAAATCATGGCGAAGACAACCAGAATTAAGAAGTTACGATGATGGCAGGCTAGATAGATGGGGCGCTTTTGCTCTGGAATTAAGGCAAAGGCCTGACGCTGGGCGTCGAATAAATAGAGGGCTTGTTGCTTGTCATTAAATAATTCATTAAACATATAGCGAGTCCTTTCCTCTCTCTCTACTTCTATTATAAGACCCTTTTCAACTTCTTACAAGAGGGCAGGGAATAGAAAAAGGACAGGAAGCTGACTTCCTGTCCGGGGGGAATCTATTTTATTCTTCTAGGTAGGCCTGTTGTTCGTTGGAGATGGCCATGAGCTTATCACGCAACTGACCTTCCATGAGCTGGAGTTCCTGTTCGGCGATTTGACGTTGACGACGTCCTTCGCGTTGGATTTCCAGGGTTTGTTCGATGGTTTCAATCAAACTGTTTTGAGTATGTTGTAAGGTCTCAATATCGATAACACCTCGTTCGGATTCGCGGGCTGTGTCGATAGCCGATTGTTTGAGCATGTCGGCATTACGTTTGAGCAAGTCGTTGGTGGTTTGGGAGACTTGGCGTTGGCTAACCGCGGCATTTTGCTGACGGAGTAGGGTCAAGGCAATCATGACCTGGTTTTCCCAGAGCGGAATGGCCGTGTGGACGGAGACTTGAATCTTCTCAGCTAAGGCCTGGTTGGTATTTTGAATCATACGGATTTGTGGCGCTTGTTGGACCGTCATTTGACGGGTTAAGCGCAGGTCGTGGGTCCGTTTGTCCAAGCGGTCTAAGAATTGATTGAGGTCGTTGACGGTTTGGACATCCATTTGGTCACCGGAGGCCTTGGCTTTTTCGATGGCAGCAGGGATAATCTCTTCTTGCAACTCCTGCATCTTAAGCTCACCGGCCGCGATGTAGATATTGAGGGCTTCGAAGTAGTCCTTGTTCTTCTGATAGAGTTGTTCCAACATGAGGTTGTCGTTGAGTAACTCATTCTTCTCGCGTTCTAGGCGAATGGCCACGCGGTCAATGGCAGTGCCAATCTTCTGGTAGCGGGCTTGGGTTTCAGCAATGGAAGCCTTAATCTTACCAAAGAATTTTTGGAAGATATTAGGAGCGGCCGTTAAGTCACGCGGGTTAGAAGATTCCAGTTGGTGCATGAGGTCGGTTAGGACGTCGGCAATTTCACCTGTATCCTTGAGTTGGACCTTGTTGAGCATGCCATGGGAGAACTCGCTCAGTTTCTTCTGGGCATTGGAGCCGTAGGCGATGACAGCACTCATATTCTGCTCGTCAATTTGCTTAGCCAAATCATAGGCCTGTTGCTGGCGATGTTCTGGCAGGCGGTCAATTAGCTTTTCAGTGGTGACGGCCCGCTTAGCCATCATCTCGGCATCCACTAGGTCATTGTGAGGGGAGGCAGGGCTAGGCGCCTCTTCTAGGTCGAAGGGATTACCCAGCAAGTCTTCTACCGTACTAGTTTTAGGTGTTTGGGCTTGCATTTCTTCAAATAAATCGGGACGTTCTGACATTAGGCTTCATCCTTTCCAAGGTTAATGAGGTCTTCAACACTTTCATCTGATTGGAGCGCTTCTTGGCTCTTAAGGGTGCGATTGGCTACGTAGAGTTCATCTTCCATGGCCTTGAGATCTTCCTGGTGGAAGTTGACATAGGCATCGTTAATGGATTGGCAGAGCTTCTCAATAGTGGCCGCTGATTTTTCTAAAATCATGTAGGTTTGCTTGTTCTTGGCAACGTGGCCGTTAATTTCGTTATACTTCTTAAGAATGTCTTCTAGGGAAGGCAGGTACTTATAGAGGAAGTCGCTGGCTTCGACCAGGCGTTTAGGCTGATTGACGATGTCCTTGAAGTAGTTTTGGCAGACCTTGACGGTATTGTAGCGGACCTCTAGGGTACGGAGCTTAGCGTTTTGGTTGAATTCCTGCTCGATGCTTTGGATTTGAGGTTTGGCAGTCGCCAGTTGCTCACGTAGGAATTGAATTTCTTGATCGGATAGACCTGCTTGGCGGTAGTGTTGGACCTTGTTACTGCTTGTGTGAGGGACAGTTACCTTATAGGGGTCTTCTTCACTAGGTCCGGCAAATTTGGCCAGGACCACCAAGCCGGTCACGCAGGCCAAGCCGAAAAGTTCTAAGAAAATGAGACCGATGACCCATTCAAAGTCCATGTGTTGGCCTGAGACAATGGCATTGACAGCTAGAATGGTGCAGGCAATGCCAATATAGAAGAAGTAACGGACCCAGTCCGCAGGTTTGAGCTTATTAATCTGCTGGAAGCCAGTGGTTAGGACCAGAAGGCCCAGGCCATAGAGGACGAAAGCCAGGACTAGACGTGTGGCTAAGCCATAGCCTCCAGTAAATAAGTTCTTGAATAGAAAATTCAAGATGAAGAATAGGCCGATGCCAAGACCGGCACGACGCTGAATACTTTTTTTATATGCTGCCAAACGGCTGGAGAAATCTAAGTTTCGATAGGCTAGGTGGAGGACAAGGGAAGTGATAATCAAAGGGCTAACAATGATTAATTGACCTGGTAACCACATATTCAAAACCTCCTTATTCGTTTTACTGTCTCTATTGTAGCACAGAACTTGAACTTGTATATCGGACTTGAGGCCTATTTTTAAGTAAGACTTAAGCCGTGGCCTTTTTCTTGCTTTATGACAGGGGAGAGGCTATGCTAGAGTCAAGTAGTAAAAGGAGGTCTGCTCTATGAAAATTGCAGCCAATGAAGTCAGCTTTAATCAATCATCCCGTATGGTGTCGACCCAGTTAATCTTTGATGGCGTCATTCTGCAAACCTACCTTAATCAGGTAAGATTGGACCAAGGCCAGGTGGTTGAGCGTGAGCTTATCCATAAGAAACCGGCCGTGGCCATTCTAGCCGTTACGCCCGAAGACAAGGTCCTCTTGGTCAAGCAGTACCGGGCGGCCATTGACTCTGATACTTATGAAATTCCAGCTGGTATTCTAGATAAGGGTGACCAAGATGCGCCCCTAGAAGGTGCCAAGCGTGAGTTAGAAGAAGAAACGACCTATCAGGCAGCCCACTGGCAGAATCTGGGCGACTTCTATGCCTCACCAGGCTTCCTAGACGAGAAGTTAACTCTCTATTATGCCCATGGTCTGGTGTCAGTCGAGAATCCACTGCCTCAAGACGATGATGAGGGTATTGAACTCTTTGAAATGACTCGTCAGCAAGTCCAAGATCTACTGGATCAAGGCCAAATTATTGACCTTAAGACCCTCTACGCTCTCCAACTCTGGTTGGGAGGAGGTGGCCTGCATGCCTGAGACCGAAACGCGCATGTCCCGCTACCACGGCAAGGACAAGCACCGACGGGAATATGAAGACTATGTCAAGGGGGGCGCCAGCCAAGAAAGCAAGCAAGCGGATTGGCCAGCCCTAGAAGACCAAGACCAGGACTTAGGCCAAACTCAAGTCTACTCTAGTAAGAATTGGCAAGAAGATCCCTATGCCTATCATGAAGTTGAGGAAATCCCGCAAACGTCCCATTATCAAGACTATTCAGCTTATGAAGATTCATCTTATGGGACTGAGACCTATGAGGATGAGGGCTATGACTATGATGAGCATCAGGCCTATGTGGCTTATAACGAAAATGAAGAATATGAAGAATATGACGAATACGAAGAAGAGCCCGCGCCTACTAGTAAGCCCCCTAAAGTCAAGGGACCTTATAGCCTGCGACTGGATCGTTTCCTTAATAATGCCCTGATACTGGTAGCTGTCTTGCTACTCATTGTTATGGTCATTATGTTTGTATTTTAATTAGAAGAAGGAGTTAATCTATGAGAATCGGACTTATTGGCGCTATGGAAGAAGAAATCCGCCTACTCAAACAAGCCCTCCAGCAGGAATCAGAGCAAGTTGTAGCTGGCTATACCTTCTACCAAGGTCAACTATCTGGCCAGGACGTGGTCTTGGTCCAATCTGGGATTGGGAAGGTCAATGCTACCATGACGGTGACCCTGCTCAAGCAGCTTTTTGATGTGGACCTGGTCATCAACACCGGAAGCGCCGGCGCCCTGGGCCACGGCCTCAAGGTAGGGGACGTGGTGGTAGCAGATCAACTGCGCCATCATGATGCGGATGTGACAGCCTTTGGCTATCAAATGGGTCAAATGGCTGGTATGCCAGCTGCCTATGAGACCAACTCAGCCTTGTCAGACTTGGCAGCCCAACTCTATCAGGCTAAGGGCAAGCAAGTCTATCGGGGCCTGATTGTCTCAGGTGATGCCTTCGTAGCGGGACCAAGTCAACAGGCTCCAATTAAGGCCAATTTCCCTGAGGCCTTAGCCTGTGAAATGGAGTCGGCCGCCATTGCCCAAGCGGCCTATGTGCTCAAGACACCTTGTGTGGTCATTCGGGCTATCTCGGACTCTGCCGATGACCAGGCTAACATCACTTTTGATGAGTTTATTCTCTTAGCTGGTAAGGAATCTGCTAGCTTGGTCATGGAACTCTTGGAGCGTATGGGAGAGGTTATCTAATGAAACGATGTGATTGGGCCACCAAGCATGCTTTGGAGACTCACTATCATGACACCGAATGGGGCGTGCCCTCTTATGACGACCATTATCTCTTTAAGATGCTGGTCCTTGAAGGCATGCAAGCAGGTCTCAGTTGGTTAACCATTTTGTCTAAGATGGAGACCCTCTGCCAAGCATATGATGATTTTGTGCCTCAAGTAGTGGCCGAGTATGATGAAGCCAAATGGGAGGCCTTGTTAGCCGATCCTGGTGTGGTACGTAATCGTCTGAAGATTAAGGCCGTCACCACCAATGCCAAAGCCTACCTGGCAGTCTCGAAAGAGTTTGGTTCTTTTTCCAACTATATTTGGAGCTTTGTCCAGGGTCAGCCCCTTATCAATCACTGGACTTCAATAGACCAGGTGCCAGCCAAGTCAGATTTGTCGGATAAGCTAAGTAAAGACCTGCAGAAGAGGGGCTTCAAGTTTGTGGGTTCAACCACTGTTTATGCCTTTATGCAGGCAGTGGGAATGGTGAATGACCACCTAGAGTCCTGTGACTTTAAGTTGGAGTGACCAGGCTAAAATATTTGCGTGACAAGACTTGTCAGCGCCAAAAGAATTTGCTATAATCGTAAGAGTGTAAAATAATGCAGCATAAAAAAGGAAAGCGCGTCAACAGTTGATTGCCCCTTGGGGTAGGTTAGTAACTGCGGCTGCAGAAAAGCGAACGCCTCACATCACCTGCACGCATTCGGTTTTTTAGGATTATTTTACTCCAAACAAAAATCTATTTTATTGGAGGAATTCAAGAATGTCTCGTTACACAGGTCCATCTTGGAAATTATCTCGCCGCTTAGGCATCTCATTATCTGAAACTGGTAAAGAGTTAGCACGTCGCAACTACGCACCAGGTCAACACGGCAACCAACGTAAGAAAATCTCTGAGTATGGTTTGCAATTACAAGAAAAACAAAAATTACGCCACACTTACGGCATGAACGAGCGTCAATTCGCGACCTTGTTCCGCAAAGCTGGTAAGATCAAAACCGGTAAACACGGTGAAAACTTCATGGCTTTATTGGAAACTCGTTTGGATAACTTGGTATACCGTTTAGGTTTTGCTACCACTCGTCGTCAAGCTCGTCAATTAGTAAACCACGGTCACGTGACTGTTGACGGCAAGCGTGTGGACATTCCTTCTTACTTGGTAACACCAGGTCAAGTGATTGGTTTGCGTGAATCTTCTCGCGACTTAGCAATCATCAAGGAAGCTTTGGAAAACACTGTTTCTCGTTTAGACTTCGTTTCTTACGATGCAGCTGCTTTCGAAGGGACTTTGACTCGCTTACCAGAACGTAGCGAACTCAACGCTGAAATCGACGAAGCCCTCGTCGTTGAATACTACAACAAATTAGGCTAAGCCTAGTATTTAAGAAAACACGCCGGTTGATGGCGTGTTTTTTTTGTTCTATCAGAGTGAAAGGGAAGGGGGATAGAAAGACATTAAATTGCCTTGGAGAGTGAGATTGTTAGGTAAGATAAATTAATGAAAACATGATGCAATTTATCGAAATCCTATCTAATAGCTAGGGACAAGTTTGAAAATTGATCTATTTAAATGATAGCAATTAATCATTAGCTTTACTCAGGGCAAAAACTCTCAGATTAAAATTAAAAAAAGATTAGAATTTAATGTTGACTCAACTTAATTTAAATGATAAATTAGTGGCATAAAACTTTACAACTACCTATCTCTCTTTTGAGATTGATGGAGATGATGTAGTGACTAGCTTGATTAATTTTTATCTAAGAAGTTACTTGGACTTACTCCAGTCAAAGCGCTCGATTTCAGTTATGGTTGCCAATATAGAATCCACTAAAGGAGGTTGAAACCTATGTTTAGGTTGGTACTGTCTAATATCGCCAAGTCAAAATTACTCCTCTTATTAGTATGTAGGCTTTATCTCAGTGGCTTTAATGTCTTATTCTCATACTTAACGCAATTAGGACTGGGAACTATAGAGGAGGGCGCTCAGGGGACATTGTTTCAGGTCGCCGCTTATATGATAGGTGGGGCCTTGCTTTATATCTTCTTCTATTACGTCTATAGCCTTAATCTGGCTAAGGTCTTTCAGGAAACAAGTCAATTCATTGTTCAGAAGTTAATCCAATCCTTTATCAATAAACGCGATAGTCAAGAACAAACAACAGAGGGAGAAGCGGTTAATTTAATTCATACAGATGCTACCAATATCTCGCTCTTTCTATCGAGTGGCTTGCTTCCTCTTTTGGACACCAGTTTATCCCTGCTTGTTGGCGTCGTCTATGTCATGTCGATGAACCAAGTTATTGGCTCTGTCTTCATATTTGGAGGTTTGCTTATCGGCTTAGGCAACTATCTGCTCACATCGAAAATGGAGATGGCCTACGAGGACTATATGGTTGCGGCTGACCAAAACTACAATTTTTATGAGCAAGTCTTCCGGATTATGCCGATTGTTAAAATTTTTAAGATAAGTGACTGGTTATACCGGAAGCAAGTGAAGTTCTTTTCTAGTCGTGAAAAGCACTTTAATCAATACAATGGCTACTATGCCAATAGTCTAAGCTTAACAGAAGGTGGCGTGATTACCTTTGAGATTATTTCATTAGCGCTTGGTTTATATCTTGTAATTGCGGGACAGTTAGAAATGGCAGTCTTATTGGGTATCTGGAATGCCGGACTAGGATCAATCATCTATCCTTTATCAGACTTACCTTCCTTATGGAACTATTTTGTCCAATACAGATCCTCTGCTAAACGTGTATCAACAAAATGGTTAGACGACCAAGCTTCTGGGCAAGCACAAACAAGGGAAGAACTTCCGGAGAAGGCAGGAAAAGGCATCACATTAGAAAATGTCAGTTTCTCCTACCAAGATAAGCAAGTATTTAATCAGGTTAACTTTAGGTTTGAACCTAAGGGTATTCATTTCTTAGTGGGGCCTAGCGGGTCAGGTAAGTCTACACTCTTAAATTTAATTCTCGGTGTCTATGTGCCTCATGAGGGGCGTATTGTATTTGACCAAGCTAATGAAGAGCTAGGGCAAGAGACGATAGGTTATGTGCCACAAAAAGTGACTTTCTTTAACACCAGTCTGCGTTCTAATTTGCTAATGGGGCGGACAGTCAGTGATCAGCAAATTAAAGAAGTATGTAGCGCACTAAATATTTGGGAGGTCATTCAGCAACTACCTAAGGGGCTGGATACTGTCTATGGCGAGGATATAAAATTATCGAATGGGCAAATACGGCGCTTAGCTGTTGCGCGTGCTTTGCTTTCAGGTGCGCATTGGATAATACTTGATGAGCCCTTCTCAGATCTAGATCGAGAAAATCAGGGTTACTTAATGACTTGCTTGCGAGAATTAAGAGATCATTCATTTATAATTGTGACACATACTTCAGATATGATTCAAGCCAATGATCGAGTGATTGAGGTGCAAAGCTTATGAAACAATTTAGTCATTTACTAAAGCAAACTAAGATTAAGAGCTTAAGCTTGCTGTTTTTATCCTTAGCCTTAAGTGTTGGAGTGGCAATCATGAGGATTGTCGCTGGTTATTTGTATGATCCCCTGGTTAGTGCAGCAACAAATCCTCCATATCAATTCAACTGGCAACTATGCTTTTGGGTGATTGCCTTGAATATTCTCTTGTCAATCGGGATTGGCCTAACGCAACGTGTCAAAGTAAAAAGCAATTTGTATTTGGAAGGCCAAATGACTGGCTACTTCATTAGTCATCTGGAGCAAACGGATGGTCTAGCAATTGATAAAAGCGGCATGGGTCCCTGGTTGACACTGCTAATGGATGACATAAAAGAATGTAGTTACTTCTTGTCGACAACTCTGTTCGAGATGGTGATTGGATTAGCGAGTTTTCTTCTGGCTGTGGTCTATGGAATGCGCACCAACTGGCAATTGACGCTAGGGATCCTTTGCCTATCATTCATAGGTGGTTTGTTGATGAAGGGAATCGGCCCTAGGTTACAAGCAGCGAAGGAGGACGAGCAAGCAGCGGAAGAGGACCTTCAACCCCTTATGGTCCAGATTTTGTCGCAAATTCCCCTGATTAGAGCGCACCGAGCTGAGCACTATACAGAAGAACTATTTGAGGAATATCACGCTCATTATAGAAAGCAGCAATATCAGCGACAGAGACATCGTGCCTTACTCGAATCTTTAAGTATTGGATTAGGTTTTGTGATGACGACTAGCTGGATTTCTCTGGCTTTTATCCTGATGGTTCGAGGTGAATTAACACTCGGTCAATTATTTAGTTTTATGATTATTGATCGATACTTTACCTGGGTATTCTTCAACCTTCCTAGCCTCTACAGTGACTACCTGATGGCTAAAGTCTGTGCTGAACGCATTATGACTTTCAAGAAGGAACACTATAGCCAGCCGGAAGTGGGAGGAATCCACCAAGGTAGTGTATTATCTCTAGTGGATTTGGGTTTTGCGTATAGCGACCATACGGTGTTGGAGCATCTAACAGCCAAATTTGAAAAGGGAACACAATACGCTTTGATGGGAGCAAGTGGTTCTGGCAAGAGTACCGTCTTGAAGCTATTAGCAGGTATTTACCCTAGCCATAGTGGGACTATTGAGTTGGATGGCAATAGTGTGGCAAGTGATAGATTGAGTGCAGTAGTCAGCTACGTACCACAAGACAATGTAGTGATCGAAGATACGATTAGAGAGAACATACTTCTAGGTAGGCAGCTTTCGGATGCGGACCTTAACCGTATTATCGAGCTGTCTGGTTTGACATCACTCCTTGAGCGACTCGATGATGGTTTGGATACTTTGGTAATTTCTGGTGCTAACCAGAACTTATCGGAAGGAGAGATTCAACGGGTTGGTTTCGCGCGTGCCCTTGTTAAAGAGGCGAGTTTCTTGTTATTAGATGAGCCGACTGCGTCATTAGATGTAGAACTCGAGCAGCTACTAGTTGAATATTATCAAAAGACCGATCAGGGGGTAATTGTTGCCACTCACCGGGACACTAGCTTACCATCTGACTTCGTCCGCATACCTGTTAACTAAGGCAGGAATTATTTGAGATTCCCTACTAATAGAAAACACGCCGGTTGACGGCGTGTTTTTTGCTAGGTACAATACTAGAAGAAATAACCCAATATAGAAAGGAGCCTGATTATGTCGCGACAAAACATCTATGATCAACCGGATTTCTTCGCTGGCTACCAGCAGATACGCCAGCGTCAGGATAATGCCAATGACTTAATCGAGACTCCTGCGCTCATGCAGTTATTGCCTGATCTAACTGACAAACGCCTCTTGGATCTCGGCTGTGGCGCGGGTGATCATTGCCAGCTGTTCATTGAGCGTGGTGCAGCACACGTGCTAGGCGTTGACCTCTCCGAGAAGATGCTGGCCTTGGCCCAACATCAGCATGCCCACCCTGCTATTCGCTATCAACGTCTAGCCATGGAAGACATAAGCCAGTTACAGGGGCCTTTCGATGTGGTGGTCAGTTCTTTGGCCTTCCATTATGTGGCCAACTACCCTGCGTTGGTGGCGGACATCTACCAATTGTTAGCACCCGGTGGAGTGCTGGTCTTCTCCCAGGAACACCCGCTGGTGACCTGCCATGAGACAGGCGAGCGCTGGACGTATGATAAGGCTGGGCAGAAGCGCTATGCCAACATTGCCCACTATAGCCATGAGGGTCAGCGCCAGACGGACTGGTTGGTCGACCATGTGATCAAGTACCACCGCACCTTCGAAACCTTGATTAACACCCTCTTGGACAATGGCTTTCGTCTCCAACAAATCGTGGAACCACATGGCAGTCCTGCTGTACGTGCACAATATCCCCGATATGAAGACACACGTCATCGGCCGGATTTTCTCGTGATTCGGGCGGTCAGGGAAGGGTGAAGGCCTAATCCTTTCACGGTCTTAGATGAAGTATTAGTGCGGTCTGTATCAGCGCGACTAAGTCCCCCTCACTTACAGTGAACACGAAACAAGGCGCCGGTTGACGGCGTGTTTTTTGCTAGGTACAATACTAGAAGAGATTACCTAATATAGAAAGGAGCCTGCCCATGGCCTCAGTCACTCTCCAAATGGACGCAGCCACCCGCGCCCAAATGAAAGCAAGTTACGCCGACTACCTGCTAGAGCCGGTGCCTCATAGTGAATTCCGCGCCCAAGTCGACGGGGTCACCATTACAGCCTATGCCAGTGGCAAGGTCCTCTTTCAGGGCAAGGATGTGGAAGCCCAACTAGCCCGCTGGCAGGGGCAGGCGACTTCGTCTCCAGCCACCAAAAAAAGCGTCACTTCGGCCAAGACTAAACCAGCTAAACACAGTCACCTACCGGATGACTTCGCTAACTGGACCATTATTGGCAGCGACGAGGTGGGCAATGGCTCCTACTTTGGGGCATTGACGGTCTGCGCCGTCTACCTGGATGCCGGTGATCGGGCCAAGATTGAAGGCCTGGGCGTCAAGGATTCCAAGCTCCTGACGGATGATCAGATTCTGGACTTAGCCCCTAAGTTGCGGCAAGTTCTGACCCATGAGCTGACCATTTGCTCGCCAGCCAAGTATAATGAGGCCAATAAGACCCGCAATGCCAATGCCATTAAGGTTAGCCTCCATAACTTTACCATTCAGAAGCTGCTGGCCAAGCTGTCTGCCCGCCAGA
This genomic window contains:
- the rpsD gene encoding 30S ribosomal protein S4, with the protein product MSRYTGPSWKLSRRLGISLSETGKELARRNYAPGQHGNQRKKISEYGLQLQEKQKLRHTYGMNERQFATLFRKAGKIKTGKHGENFMALLETRLDNLVYRLGFATTRRQARQLVNHGHVTVDGKRVDIPSYLVTPGQVIGLRESSRDLAIIKEALENTVSRLDFVSYDAAAFEGTLTRLPERSELNAEIDEALVVEYYNKLG
- a CDS encoding toxic anion resistance protein yields the protein MSERPDLFEEMQAQTPKTSTVEDLLGNPFDLEEAPSPASPHNDLVDAEMMAKRAVTTEKLIDRLPEHRQQQAYDLAKQIDEQNMSAVIAYGSNAQKKLSEFSHGMLNKVQLKDTGEIADVLTDLMHQLESSNPRDLTAAPNIFQKFFGKIKASIAETQARYQKIGTAIDRVAIRLEREKNELLNDNLMLEQLYQKNKDYFEALNIYIAAGELKMQELQEEIIPAAIEKAKASGDQMDVQTVNDLNQFLDRLDKRTHDLRLTRQMTVQQAPQIRMIQNTNQALAEKIQVSVHTAIPLWENQVMIALTLLRQQNAAVSQRQVSQTTNDLLKRNADMLKQSAIDTARESERGVIDIETLQHTQNSLIETIEQTLEIQREGRRQRQIAEQELQLMEGQLRDKLMAISNEQQAYLEE
- the rnhC gene encoding ribonuclease HIII, which translates into the protein MASVTLQMDAATRAQMKASYADYLLEPVPHSEFRAQVDGVTITAYASGKVLFQGKDVEAQLARWQGQATSSPATKKSVTSAKTKPAKHSHLPDDFANWTIIGSDEVGNGSYFGALTVCAVYLDAGDRAKIEGLGVKDSKLLTDDQILDLAPKLRQVLTHELTICSPAKYNEANKTRNANAIKVSLHNFTIQKLLAKLSARQKLALQGVLIDEFTSPQNYFNYLKKEAHPLTKGLYFAEKGESAHLAVACASIIARAWFLESLTTFGAPYDVVLPSGAGANVDAFAAKLIKKFGPDVLRETAKLHFKNTEKALALAHKHK
- a CDS encoding ABC transporter ATP-binding protein; amino-acid sequence: MFRLVLSNIAKSKLLLLLVCRLYLSGFNVLFSYLTQLGLGTIEEGAQGTLFQVAAYMIGGALLYIFFYYVYSLNLAKVFQETSQFIVQKLIQSFINKRDSQEQTTEGEAVNLIHTDATNISLFLSSGLLPLLDTSLSLLVGVVYVMSMNQVIGSVFIFGGLLIGLGNYLLTSKMEMAYEDYMVAADQNYNFYEQVFRIMPIVKIFKISDWLYRKQVKFFSSREKHFNQYNGYYANSLSLTEGGVITFEIISLALGLYLVIAGQLEMAVLLGIWNAGLGSIIYPLSDLPSLWNYFVQYRSSAKRVSTKWLDDQASGQAQTREELPEKAGKGITLENVSFSYQDKQVFNQVNFRFEPKGIHFLVGPSGSGKSTLLNLILGVYVPHEGRIVFDQANEELGQETIGYVPQKVTFFNTSLRSNLLMGRTVSDQQIKEVCSALNIWEVIQQLPKGLDTVYGEDIKLSNGQIRRLAVARALLSGAHWIILDEPFSDLDRENQGYLMTCLRELRDHSFIIVTHTSDMIQANDRVIEVQSL
- a CDS encoding class I SAM-dependent methyltransferase; translation: MSRQNIYDQPDFFAGYQQIRQRQDNANDLIETPALMQLLPDLTDKRLLDLGCGAGDHCQLFIERGAAHVLGVDLSEKMLALAQHQHAHPAIRYQRLAMEDISQLQGPFDVVVSSLAFHYVANYPALVADIYQLLAPGGVLVFSQEHPLVTCHETGERWTYDKAGQKRYANIAHYSHEGQRQTDWLVDHVIKYHRTFETLINTLLDNGFRLQQIVEPHGSPAVRAQYPRYEDTRHRPDFLVIRAVREG
- a CDS encoding 5-bromo-4-chloroindolyl phosphate hydrolysis family protein; this encodes MWLPGQLIIVSPLIITSLVLHLAYRNLDFSSRLAAYKKSIQRRAGLGIGLFFILNFLFKNLFTGGYGLATRLVLAFVLYGLGLLVLTTGFQQINKLKPADWVRYFFYIGIACTILAVNAIVSGQHMDFEWVIGLIFLELFGLACVTGLVVLAKFAGPSEEDPYKVTVPHTSSNKVQHYRQAGLSDQEIQFLREQLATAKPQIQSIEQEFNQNAKLRTLEVRYNTVKVCQNYFKDIVNQPKRLVEASDFLYKYLPSLEDILKKYNEINGHVAKNKQTYMILEKSAATIEKLCQSINDAYVNFHQEDLKAMEDELYVANRTLKSQEALQSDESVEDLINLGKDEA
- a CDS encoding ATP-binding cassette domain-containing protein — protein: MKQFSHLLKQTKIKSLSLLFLSLALSVGVAIMRIVAGYLYDPLVSAATNPPYQFNWQLCFWVIALNILLSIGIGLTQRVKVKSNLYLEGQMTGYFISHLEQTDGLAIDKSGMGPWLTLLMDDIKECSYFLSTTLFEMVIGLASFLLAVVYGMRTNWQLTLGILCLSFIGGLLMKGIGPRLQAAKEDEQAAEEDLQPLMVQILSQIPLIRAHRAEHYTEELFEEYHAHYRKQQYQRQRHRALLESLSIGLGFVMTTSWISLAFILMVRGELTLGQLFSFMIIDRYFTWVFFNLPSLYSDYLMAKVCAERIMTFKKEHYSQPEVGGIHQGSVLSLVDLGFAYSDHTVLEHLTAKFEKGTQYALMGASGSGKSTVLKLLAGIYPSHSGTIELDGNSVASDRLSAVVSYVPQDNVVIEDTIRENILLGRQLSDADLNRIIELSGLTSLLERLDDGLDTLVISGANQNLSEGEIQRVGFARALVKEASFLLLDEPTASLDVELEQLLVEYYQKTDQGVIVATHRDTSLPSDFVRIPVN
- a CDS encoding DNA-3-methyladenine glycosylase I → MKRCDWATKHALETHYHDTEWGVPSYDDHYLFKMLVLEGMQAGLSWLTILSKMETLCQAYDDFVPQVVAEYDEAKWEALLADPGVVRNRLKIKAVTTNAKAYLAVSKEFGSFSNYIWSFVQGQPLINHWTSIDQVPAKSDLSDKLSKDLQKRGFKFVGSTTVYAFMQAVGMVNDHLESCDFKLE
- a CDS encoding NUDIX hydrolase; translated protein: MKIAANEVSFNQSSRMVSTQLIFDGVILQTYLNQVRLDQGQVVERELIHKKPAVAILAVTPEDKVLLVKQYRAAIDSDTYEIPAGILDKGDQDAPLEGAKRELEEETTYQAAHWQNLGDFYASPGFLDEKLTLYYAHGLVSVENPLPQDDDEGIELFEMTRQQVQDLLDQGQIIDLKTLYALQLWLGGGGLHA
- a CDS encoding 5'-methylthioadenosine/adenosylhomocysteine nucleosidase; amino-acid sequence: MRIGLIGAMEEEIRLLKQALQQESEQVVAGYTFYQGQLSGQDVVLVQSGIGKVNATMTVTLLKQLFDVDLVINTGSAGALGHGLKVGDVVVADQLRHHDADVTAFGYQMGQMAGMPAAYETNSALSDLAAQLYQAKGKQVYRGLIVSGDAFVAGPSQQAPIKANFPEALACEMESAAIAQAAYVLKTPCVVIRAISDSADDQANITFDEFILLAGKESASLVMELLERMGEVI